Part of the Spinacia oleracea cultivar Varoflay chromosome 5, BTI_SOV_V1, whole genome shotgun sequence genome, caGCTAATAGTGCAGGAAATCCACCTAAAACTTTTAGAGAAGCAGTAAAACATGAAGGCTGGAGAAAAGCCATGGCAGAAGAAATTCGAGCATTAGAAGATCAAGGAACTTGGGTATTGCAAgagttgcctcccgagaagaaAGTTCTAGGCAGCCTGTGGATATATACGGAGAAAAGAGATGAGAAAGAGAATTTAAAGAGACTGAAAGCGAGACTTGTGATATTTGGAAATAATCAGATAGAGGGTATTGAACTATTGACTATAATGAGACTTTTGCTTCCGTGACTAAGATGGTGACAGTTCGAACATTCTTCGCAGTTGCAGCAATCAGGAATTGGGAAgttcatcaaatggatgttgACAATGCATTTTTGCACAGCTATCTGGAAGAGGAAGTTTACATGAGGACACCTCTAggttttgacaaaaatagcccACAAAAATATGGTGTGCAGAATGAAAAATTCGTTATACGGCTTGAAGCAAGCCCCTAGGTGTTGGTTTGGTAAACGGACGACGACATTGAAGAGTTATTGCTTCAAACAGTCATATTTTGATTATTCTTTGTTTACATTATCTTAGGGTAAAATCCAGATCAATGTTCTTGTTTATGTGGACGATATGTTATTGTCGGAAATGATAAAGTGGCTTTGGAAATATTTAAGGATTTTCTTGGAaaattctttaagatgaaggacCTAGGAACATTAAGGTACTTCCTTGGGCTGGAGGTGGCGCGAAGTAAGGAGGGAATTTTTATGTGCCAACGAAAGTATGCGTTGGATGTAATATCTGAGACGAGATTGTTGGGGTTAACGCCTGCGGAACTTCCATGGAGCAAAATCACAAATTGGCATTGGATAGTGGAAAATTGCTCGAGAATGCAGAGATTTGTAGGCGGTTAGTGGGTCGTCTTATCCATCTTGGTGTGACTTGACCAGATTTGGCTTATTCAGTTCACATTTTGTCTCAGTTTATGCAAAATCCACAGGAAGAACATTGGGAGGATGCATTACGACTTGTTCGATATTTGAAGAAGAATCCGGGTCAAGGTATATTGTTGAGAGCAGATAGTGAGTTGAGTTTGGAGGGGTGGTGTGACTTGGATTTGGCTAGTTGCCCGTTGATACGAAGGTCGCTGAGTGGATGGTTTGTGCTACTTGGTTATACCCTATATCCTGGAAACCAAGAAGCAACGAACAGTGTCACGATCGTGGACGGAAGCAGAATATCGTTCGATGGCGTCTATTACTTGTGAGTTGAAGTGGTTAAAGAAATTGCTTGGGGATTTAGGATGTCAGCACCAAAAGGGGATGAGACTATATTGTGACAGTCAGTCGACTTTGTATATTGCACAAAATCCTGTTTTTCATGAGCGAACTAAACAAATAGAAGTCGATTGTCATTTTATTAGAGATGCGATCGTAGAGGGTTTAATTGACACATCATATGTGTCTACGAAGGATCAGTTGGCAGACATATTTACAAAGGCGTTGGGAAAGTCGAAGTTCGAGTTTTTTTTTGGACAAGTTGGGCGTTCGGAATTTACACGCTCCAAATTGAGTAGGGTGTTACGAGATATATATTTTACCATAATTAGGAGATTTTGTGATATATTATGTACATTATTTTAGGAGATATTTAAGGAGAAATTAGCAGATTATTGTTAGGAGATTATTATTAGGACACGCTTTCCTATTTTTGTATTGTACTTATATGTTGTGATTGTGAATGAGAAGGATAGAGAAAGCGGAAAAGAATTTTATATCAATTGCATAACAAGAGAAAAAGAATTTACGAAATAAATATGTACAGGAACTGATTTTAAAGGTTGAAGTGAGATAATAAAATGGAGGTCCGTCATTgtacaaaaaaattaataaaaaattctCATTATAGAAGTTTCGTACAGTTTATTTAGCACAGTGaactaaggaaaaataatgaaaaGGGAGTATGAAAACATCATGTtcctttaaattttaaaataaagttaGTAACCCAAGACTAGCTCATTTTGAAAATATTACGTTGGAATATCGTCCAAGTTCAAAAGCTAGTTTGAGATGTATGAGAATAATGCAAATATATTTTTAGGATTTGGTTTTTTAGCATCAAAGTAAAAATTTGGTTACATGATCATAGATTTTTTGGAACGTCTTTTTAGGGTTCTACTTGGGCATTCTTTAACACTATTTGCATTGCTCTTATGCCAATTTATACTTTAATGAACTTCATTTTCTACTACGTATTAAATTTTCTACACTTTTACCTTTAtattaatacggagtagtttatAGCATTCTATAATCAATAAATTCTCATATATTGTTCTCGTCTTATTTCAACCCTCCCTCCGTTTTTTATTGTGTTCTTGTAGCCCTGTAGGTTCTTGTTTGAGAAGCTAGACATGCGTTTAATGTTAAACTCAAGTTAAAATTCTTGGTCAAGGAAAGTCAATATGAAAAGTTGACTTTGACTTTATAATTGTCAACATTTCCCCACACCACACCACTGCAACAAGCAGCTGCGAGCCTGCGATGACTGCGAACAGCCACTCATTTCGTCTCATCCCCCACGCGTGACAAACGCGCGCTGCCTAGCAGGCTAGCAGCGCCGCTTCCCCGCCAACTACGCACCTTCTCATTAACACCACAAAGCTTTGCATGTCGAAGAAAATCACAACAGCAGCCATCAGAAACTCTGAACTCCATTGCATCTCACTATTTCACACAGCGAAGCCACCATAGCAGTTCCCTGCACTTCCACGCACTAAACAGAGAAAGCAGGGGAAATTAGAGCGGGCGAACCGACTGCTTGGAAAATTGGGTCGAAATTCACAAGAAATTGGGCTATCAAAACCCCAATTTAGGGCTGAATTCACAAGAAATTGGGCGATTAAATCGCAATTTAGGGTTGAATTCACCTAGCATTTGAAGCGAAAGCTCCGAATTCTCGTAATTTTGGGCAAGAAAGTTCCGAATTGACGGAGCGAGCGCCCCATGGGCTTCGCTGAGCTGTGTTTTGGTGGTCCAATATTTCTTACTCTCTTCTCCCTCTTCTCTCATCCTATTTAATAGCGATATAATCAGGCTGCTTTAATTGCTTTCTTATCATGCTTTTTTAATCATGGTTTTTTAGTTATTAATTTCTACATTATGCCTATTTCCATGATTAGTAAGTAGTTAAAAATTTGGGATTTTGTGAAAGCATGTAATCATGGGGGGATTAGAGGGGTTAAATGTGTAGGGGTTGAATTAGATTGATGATAATAAGGTGTGATCAAAGGGCCTTCAATTGATTATCGATCATCTTTGGTTAAAACTTGGGTTAAAGTTATGGTATATCGAGGGTTGAGGGTTCTAGTTAgtttaggaaattagaattgtaTCAATGTGAAGTGGTTTTATGCATGTTTTTTGTGATTCGATCATTGCCAATACTTGACCCTCATCTAGACAGCTTTGACAAATTTAATTGGTGTGTACCGGTGTTCCCTTAATCCTTGTGCTTTGGCCCTTGATTGCCATAGTACATTTGTACTAGTCATTTTGGTTTGTTTAggttaattataaatataatgaTACAGGAGTTAGGCATTTCAACGACGTGTATAGAACCCCGTATCATTACATTAACCAAGTTAAGTTGGACTTTGGATGAGATAAATATTTTTCCTTCAAAATTTAGGATCTATTTGCATTGTTGAACAATCAAACTAAGAAAAGATGAAGCAGCTAATGGTAAATAAAATGAGTTTTGTTCAATTCCTAAAGCAAGATTAAGGAGAAATTAAACATCGATATGACATTATGACCTAATTATGTGCTGATCATTATTCATGAGAAGTCATGATTTTCATACGTAATTGACTTGATTACATCTATGGAGCATGTAAACAAGTTGACATAACACAATTAGTGTGGGAAAATCGTGAAAACTACTTAGTTAAACCGGCGAATTACGTGTTCTACTCCTTTAAAGTCTCTGCTTCACAAGGTTGGTAAGCCCTTAACTTCTATGAGCTTGAATTCAGATCATAACTGATTCACTAATAGCATGCAGAAGTAGAATGAAGCTTGGTGCTTCTGCACGTTTTACAGTAGAGGACGATGTAGGCTCGAGTCCCCTGACTCGCCATTTCCCCTGAAACCATATATAAATAAGTTACAGTCAAGAATTTATAGTATTAACCTTGAGTTTTTCACTGAAATTATTCAGCCGATTGTAGAAAAATACAACCTAAGGTTTGTCTTTGAAGTATTAAATGTACACATGGAGTAAACAAAAGCCTAAATTTTTTGccaaaaacataataaaaaatGATCAATATTAAAGAGAATTTCATAAACGTGACATTCAGAAACAGTTCCATTAGCATCAGCTAACTGCATATATTGTATTGGTAGTTGTTTAAGACCCTAATTATGTGATTCAGATCGCTACAGAGTTGAATTCGAATACAGAAAGTAAACAACATATGTAAATCCCACCACTATGTACTCGATATCTCATTCATTTCCCGTGTATTATATTTTATCATCGCGAGGACTGGGGTAAGATGCTGATACTATAATCAGATGGTTACAGTAGTACTTACATTGAGTGACATGTTGATTCAATATCAGTGTTGTTGGTGTCATTGTTGACCTTGCAACTGTGAAGATAACTTGGAGAAGAGGTAGCAGTATCCAAGAAATAGAGCAAAATTACCAACAAGCAGCTACAAGCCAACATTGTAATAGCGCCGAATATCCAGAGCAGAAGGGGGAAAGAAAAGTAGAAAGCTCTCAATCCCAGTGACCAAAACAAGCTGCCACGGTTCAACTGTTGGGAGACATATTCAATAAACTCTTCTCTCCCTAGCTCGTCGCATGATGGTCGTACATTAATAAGGAAACTAACATGGGCAAAGTATCTGATAGTCTGCACATTGCAGAAGAATGCTACAAGGAAGCATATTAGAACTGATAAATACTTGGTTGTGTGTATTGTAAATATCAGATTACTTGAGCTGCTCACAATAGCACTTATCAGGGAACTCAGAGTTATTGCTATTGTTGCTAATAGTGTTGCCGCCATTAGGTTGTTCCGTATTGTTTGTATAGCCAAAACACCATTCTTCCCTGGATCCTAAACACAAATGTTTTTAGGTTAGCCTACTTGTATAGTTACTCTGACTCTACATTTCATTTTAAGTACTTGTATCGTGTACTCGATACTTGGACAAGGGTATGACACAGTGTTGCGGTGACATCTATGAACTTCATGTTCGACCAAAACATGCAAAATTTTCCTAAATCTGCCTGAGTGCATGCCTGGGTATCACACTTGAAAAGTTGGACTAGTATCAAGTATATTCAACACTTTCAGTCAAGGAGTTTTTGGCCTAATGGTTAAGTCTAAGTGACTGTGTTTAATAGGTCACAGGTACGAACCCCCTCCGGCTAGCCAAATCGAAGAAACTTGTAAAACAGAATTAAAAATGACACAAAATCTACAGAGGCTAGCTTTTTTGCATCAAAAAAACAAACAGTATGCTATATTTTAAGCAAGATAACTCAACATAGTCCAATTTTGCAAGATTTCAATGGGGTTATCATAAAATAAATGgataaaattagaaaataaaccAGACTAACAAATAATTGAAGGAAGAAGAGAAAGGAACAAACCTTCATCATATGGTGAACCCATTGGTGTCGGATAACCGCATTAAGGCCAACAACAGTTTTAAGAGGACGGCGAATAATGGCAAACACAAGCCATACATGATATATCACAAGGATTACTAATCCAGAAGGAACTagtacaaaatccaagtacTCTTGATCATACATCTTCAATATTTCTCTCAACTGTAAATTTAATTGTAGGAATTTGGTCATTGTTATGTGCCAAACTGACTATAGTGCTTGACCATGTTTTAGAGATTGGCTATTTGCTGCAGCAATAGACAAGATGCCAAGTGCCCCACGGCCCCCCACTTATAAGTATATCAATTGTTTCAAAAGTAATGGTTGGAGTTTGTCCATTTGGTTTGTAAGATTATGCTTTTGGTTTGAGGATAAGAGGTTGATTGATTGCCTTTATTTAATAATTTCATTTTGGAGGGAGCTGGATAAATGATTGTTATAAAACAAGGACGTGTTATGGAAACTGATTTTGGCGAAAAGGCTACATGTTTGCGTCTACCaatgtcaaaaactgacccgatccGAAAATCCGACCTGAACCGACCAAACCCGTAACCAAGCATGACcagattttttttgtaaaacaGGACAACGGAGGATTTGCGCGTTAAACTAGTGGAAAATTAAATTCCTTAAAGGGAACCAATTTATCAGCAATTAAACAATCAATTTTAGCACTAACCATTAAAAAGTGCTATCAGCTCAATTTGAAACAGGGGCAAACAGATTATATTAGTTGAGCAAAGGAGATTTATAGAAGAAAACAGTAAATAATTACCTATACAGGCTAGACTGCAAGCTGGCCAAAAATTAGGTAGCATGAATCCAAAGGAGTACTCTGGAAAGAAACTGGAGTGACAAACACCTGACCACTGCCTGTGTTGCGCTGGACTTTGAATTGGACAGCAACAACAACGGTATGAGATTTAACATCTGGAGGATCAGCAAGATTGTGGAAGTAGCTAGTGAGGCACATGAAGCCATCACCCAAATCGTGAAAAACATGAAAATGATACACTGAGTAGTCATCCAACTCTGGGGTCAAGACAACATTCAACACTTGTTTCCGGTCTAAATCATAGGCCTGGATCATAGGCCTGGATTTACGGTCATAAGAATAGATAACCCCATCAACAAAAACCATGGGGCCAAACCAGTCCccatcaaaatcatcaacaagGCACTCCCAACTAGCATCAGCTGGAGTGTATGAATAAATTGAAGAAGCGTCAGCTTGGTCGTACTGAATAAGGATACGACCATTGACATGATCAGTTAAGATCGGAGGGCAAAGTTCATATTTGCCAGTAAACGATGGTGGTTTTGACAAAGGTTCCCATGTGTTGAGCTTAGGATCAAAAACCTCGGCGAAACACGGCCATTTAGAACTTCTAAAAACATAAATCTTACCACAAATTGTAACACAATTATAAGGATATATACCATCGTTAAAAAGAGGAGGGGCTTTCTTCCAACCTATATCAGTCTTGGTCAAATCAAAATAAGACAAACCCTCGTGAATCTGAACTACCTCGTTCTCGGCAGGGATATAGTCGGAGTAATCTGAGGGATCAATTCCGCTTTGTGGCTTGCCAATAATATAAATTACTGATCCGATTGATAAAATAGAACCAATTCCACCATCGTCTAACAATGTAGAGGGAGTTTTTGATAGTTCACCAGTGTTTATATCCAAACTCAGCAACTCACTGTGAGAACAACCAGAAATATCAACTGAATGCTTCTTATTCGTATAGTTGAGCACTACTCGAAATAAAATCCTCCTCTTCGCCTCCGATGGTTGGCTTCTTCGGACGTGAAAGCCAAGAGCCTCGATTGGCTTTTCTTCGGACTCCTGCTTAGCTTTGCGAACTTGCTCATCTTGAGTCACCAGTTGGTAAGCACGGTCAAGAGTAGGCAATGGGTCTTGTGAAAGAATGTTAGTGCACAGAGTAGCATAATAATCAGAATATAATCCCATTAAAAATTGATGAAGCTTTGATTGCTCTCGCCTAGCTTCGTGTATACTACCAGCAGTACATGATTTACAACATGAACAAGAAATAATGGGCTCATAATTGTCAAGTTCTTCCCACAAAGTGTGTAATTTTCCATAGTAGGTAGATACTGACATTGTCTTGGTTTGTTCACACTTGGCAATAGAAGATTTCAATTGTTGTATTCTTGGGCCATTAGTTTGGGCAAAACGTTGCTTAAGGTGATCCCACAATTGTTTAGCATCACGAAATTTAGACAGATTAGATTTTACCTCTGGATGAATGGTGTTTGTGATCCACGAAACAAGCATTGTGTTGATGGTAGTCCAGTCGGACTGAGTGAAAGGGGGTGTTGGCCCGGTGATTGTGCCGTCAAGAAACTCAAACTTGCGGCGTGCTTCAAGTGCCGTCTGTATATCAACAGACCAGTCATTGTAATTGTCATTACGAAGGCGGTTTGGTGTTATAAAATCTCCGGGACGGTCTTGCGAGCCAAGAAAAAAAGGTGAATCTGGCTGAATTTTTCGTGGGGTTGGTGGAGGCGTTTCTTCGCCAGTCATGATTAATGAAATTTGCTTGCTCCGATACCATGTAAACTATATTGAATATGCAAATCTTGAGTTATTCTTATTGATCGACCAGAATATATAGctgttataacggatgcaaagaaagaataaagaACGTAATAAAGAACACACAGAATTTAACGTACGTCCACAGGAAGAtaggttatgacctagagagtttatatagtactctccagacagatgcggaaaagcccagaaaataggcccaaaacagataaccctagtCCAGAATAACACATACCGTAAAGTTGCATATTAGGCAACCTCTACAACCAACATACGAAATTAGCTAGGAATAGAAAATCTAGAACTAAACTATCCTAATGAAATACTACCATAAACATATTACAAACTTTTAAGTAGGGctttacacaaaagaccactgGTGTCATATCAGTTAAagaataaaatcaattagttaaacactaaaatcaattagttaaacaataaaattaataagttaagacctaaaactaattagttaagaaatgaaaccaattaattaaacaatCGAAGTGGTATtttcggtaaggcggtcttacacaaaagttaccataaacatatactccgtatttcctaataacaataatattccTTAACAATTGGCCATAACCCTTTGACGGTTCTGGGGATAGCCAAAAATCAAATAGCACACACAATGACAGCTGAAATTCGTCAAAAAGCAGTTAGCACTTAGCAGAGCATGAAAGAAAATTGAAAACCCAAAACAATTTCAAACAGAATAAATTTAACATAATTCACAAAACCCCGTCAAACTACGAGCTCAACCTAACCCCAACAAAACAAGACTAAACTGAAAAAAATTGGTTCTAAgtcgaacaattttttttagcaAATAAGAATATTAGATTTTAAGTTTAAATAAGGGAATTAAGTTTGAGCAACAAATGAAGGCAAGAAATTGACCTGCTGGATTTTTTATTTACTGGATCTCGAACAATTGGTGAAACGGTTGTATTGATGAGAGTGAGGAAACAATAGGAGAAGACGGCTAGGGTTTCATAACATAGTACTGGAAAATTCCTAATTCATGTCAGCTTAGATTCTTAAAAACCAACcttcaaccaaaaaaaaatccaaagaaCACTACTGTCATACGGTCCTacagatactccctccgttcatAGGGCCTGCTTTTTATTTTGGGTGTCTATAAATGTCGTGCTTATTTTTataatcacaaattcttatttacaatgggtgtacaataaatattgtacaccgaagtaaaagttgacttaaaatgctttaaagttacatttatatatgtaaaagttatctattttttaatgataaatttttcatttgaataaaaaattatttcttcaaaatcactaataatgtataaattaatcatttaaccctttaaaatgtttatctatcaactttttaattttataatataaaagttacagaaaaataggttaaagttacgaaaaactgcataaaagttatcttggtgtacaataaatttattgtacaccttgtgcgcgcaagaccttttgttttataattttttaggaaaaattacttttaataatccaacctttaagcCATTAGCCAAAATTAATCCAaacttttgattattttttattaatccaAGCTTTATACCCCTTTAACCTTTGTTACTCCAAAAAACTGGTCTGCTAAAAAGGTCAAAAATATCTGTTGACCTTTGGTTATTttggtttccctcctaaaatCGTATTCTTCATTACTCTCTCTCACCCACCACATTCAATACTGTCCTTTTACACCACCCCCCCGCCATAACTGCTTACAATTGTGACGCACGACTGTACCCGATGACATCCTCCTCCATTTGAAGAAAAAAGCGAACGGTGCTCTGAAAATCGCAGACTTTGCATACATGTTAATCAAGGAATTCGCCACTGGATTAAATACTCAAAACCACTCTTTATCACTTCCGCATGAACTTGACTCCCTTTAACAATCATATAATATTCCGACAAAGCCCCGAATACAGCTGCATAAGTAAAAGGGTTAGGCCTGATCCCTTCCTTTCCCATCCGAGTGAATACCTCTAATGCTTGTTCTACCAATCCATGTCGCACATATTCGGAAAGCAAAGAAGTCCAAGTAACCACATTTTTCACCTCCATTTCATCAAACACACGCTTTCCATCTTTCACATTATCAAACTTCATATGCATATCAACTAAAGAAGTACCCACACTACCATCCACCCCCAAACCCGATTTAATGCAATGGCAATGTAATTGTTTTCCAACAATCTGATTATTTGAAACACCAGACACCTTCAGTGCACAAGATAGGCTCGACCCATTATTCACCAAACCTAACCTATGAATTTCAAAGAATAAATTCAAAGCTTCCACATTCTTATTACTGCGAGAATATTCAAAGAGTAAGTGATTGTAAGTAACAACTTTTGAATCAGACATTGCATCGAACAGTTGGTGTGCATTATGTCCCAATTGAGATTGATGGTCACCAATTGGAGTTTGGGGATCATAAGCAATGCCATGTAAGTGATATGTATTCTGGGTTTCAAACAAAATTTGTGGGTGTCTCAAAAAAATTGAAGCTTGCTTAAATTTGACTTCTGCAAGTCTGTTGTAAGGAGTTCTGAAGAGAAGCATTGTAATGAAGACCACAATTAGCTACATATTGCACATCATTTCAGAGTAGAGTAATAGATGACGAAAACCCAAGTGGGCAAGAACACACATACAATCTCCAATGAGTTAGTTGTATACATATTTCAAGCTTCTCCTGTTTTTCACCAAATATTCACAGACTCATACAGAGTGATGAATTCGATCaaacaaattttttattttttttggtcatCTATTTCTCTCCTACTTTTACCTTTTACGGTATATCTCTTCTAATTTCAAAAGGTCTTACATGTACAAAAAAAATGGTGGAAGAAGCTATTTGCAGTGGTGATGGTGAACGAAGGGGAGGAAGAGGTTGAAGGAGATGAGCAGGGGAAGGAAATAAGGGCCGGGATGGATGACCAGAATTGAGGT contains:
- the LOC110797164 gene encoding uncharacterized protein isoform X2, translating into MTKFLQLNLQLREILKMYDQEYLDFVLVPSGLVILVIYHVWLVFAIIRRPLKTVVGLNAVIRHQWVHHMMKDPGKNGVLAIQTIRNNLMAATLLATIAITLSSLISAIVSSSSNLIFTIHTTKYLSVLICFLVAFFCNVQTIRYFAHVSFLINVRPSCDELGREEFIEYVSQQLNRGSLFWSLGLRAFYFSFPLLLWIFGAITMLACSCLLVILLYFLDTATSSPSYLHSCKVNNDTNNTDIESTCHSMGNGESGDSSLHRPLL
- the LOC130461349 gene encoding pentatricopeptide repeat-containing protein At2g27610-like, coding for MAGKSAFVPFLLVLVLVCMSCGFRVQPDVFRMPATRNALAALVEESVLIVVFITMLLFRTPYNRLAEVKFKQASIFLRHPQILFETQNTYHLHGIAYDPQTPIGDHQSQLGHNAHQLFDAMSDSKVVTYNHLLFEYSRSNKNVEALNLFFEIHRLGLVNNGSSLSCALKVSGVSNNQIVGKQLHCHCIKSGLGVDGSVGTSLVDMHMKFDNVKDGKRVFDEMEVKNVVTWTSLLSEYVRHGLVEQALEVFTRMGKEGIRPNPFTYAAVFGALSEYYMIVKGSQVHAEVIKSGFEYLIQWRIP
- the LOC110797164 gene encoding uncharacterized protein isoform X1, with amino-acid sequence MTGEETPPPTPRKIQPDSPFFLGSQDRPGDFITPNRLRNDNYNDWSVDIQTALEARRKFEFLDGTITGPTPPFTQSDWTTINTMLVSWITNTIHPEVKSNLSKFRDAKQLWDHLKQRFAQTNGPRIQQLKSSIAKCEQTKTMSVSTYYGKLHTLWEELDNYEPIISCSCCKSCTAGSIHEARREQSKLHQFLMGLYSDYYATLCTNILSQDPLPTLDRAYQLVTQDEQVRKAKQESEEKPIEALGFHVRRSQPSEAKRRILFRVVLNYTNKKHSVDISGCSHSELLSLDINTGELSKTPSTLLDDGGIGSILSIGSVIYIIGKPQSGIDPSDYSDYIPAENEVVQIHEGLSYFDLTKTDIGWKKAPPLFNDGIYPYNCVTICGKIYVFRSSKWPCFAEVFDPKLNTWEPLSKPPSFTGKYELCPPILTDHVNGRILIQYDQADASSIYSYTPADASWECLVDDFDGDWFGPMVFVDGVIYSYDRKSRPMIQAYDLDRKQVLNVVLTPELDDYSVYHFHVFHDLGDGFMCLTSYFHNLADPPDVKSHTVVVAVQFKVQRNTGSGQVFVTPVSFQSTPLDSCYLIFGQLAV